The Arachis hypogaea cultivar Tifrunner chromosome 19, arahy.Tifrunner.gnm2.J5K5, whole genome shotgun sequence genome has a window encoding:
- the LOC112752017 gene encoding protein WHAT'S THIS FACTOR 9, mitochondrial: MIESMTMRRIILFSSSNRLQQPPDKHYNNLNHLRTLFEGTFKAVRDRGLDHAVEREKHLKPLISLKNLIKREPSKSLPISIITQNKESLQLPFRPIEFTRKYPSVFHEFLPVAAALNAPHIRLTPQALSIDSDEQLLYQSDGYKEQIANRLLKLLMISRIHKIPLSIIEHLKWDLGLPHDYLYGVIPEFPDYFRVVHEKSRAFRNDDDRVLELVCWSNELAVSVMEKKNKKKGSDFEFPVQFSTGFEMDRSYQRWLSQWQKLPYVSPYENAAHLSASSDESDRWVVGVLHEILHVLVPKKTEKDNLLILGDWLGLRSRFKRALLQHPGIFYLSSKIGTQTVVLREGYKRGSLAERHPFMYLRSQYIHLMNTTIKEDGKDVKVVLAKINQDESNDKDLEEDDREIRGDRDESSEAEAEDANEDAFEGEDDSEDDDEEQPRRVNFKTAQSSWGRVVGRVKPIRDSKRERSAGRSTQKFRERNPSEASRRLQIRGRIKDV, from the exons ATGATAGAAAGCATGACGATGCGGCGGATCATCCTCTTCTCCAGCTCCAACCGCCTCCAACAGCCACCAGACAAACATTACAACAACCTCAACCACCTCAGAACCCTGTTCGAAGGCACCTTCAAGGCCGTCCGCGACCGTGGCCTCGACCACGCCGTCGAGAGAGAGAAGCACCTGAAGCCACTCATCAGCCTCAAGAATCTCATCAAACGCGAACCCTCCAAATCCCTTCCCATCTCCATCATTACCCAAAACAAAGAATCCCTTCAATTGCCATTTCGCCCCATCGAATTCACCCGAAAATACCCCTCCGTCTTCCACGAATTCCTCCCCGTCGCCGCCGCCCTCAACGCCCCGCACATCCGCCTCACCCCGCAGGCCCTCTCGATCGACTCCGACGAGCAGCTCCTGTACCAAAGCGACGGTTATAAAGAACAGATCGCCAACCGCCTCTTGAAGCTCTTGATGATCTCCAGAATCCATAAGATCCCTCTCTCAATCATCGAACACCTCAAATGGGACCTCGGTCTTCCTCACGATTATCTTTACGGCGTTATTCCCGAGTTCCCTGATTACTTCCGTGTCGTCCATGAAAAATCCCGTGCATTTCGAAATGATGATGACAG GGTTTTGGAGCTGGTTTGTTGGAGCAATGAATTGGCAGTTTCGGTTatggagaagaagaataagaagaaaggGAGTGATTTTGAGTTCCCGGTGCAGTTTTCGACTGGGTTTGAGATGGATAGGAGTTATCAGAGGTGGTTGAGTCAATGGCAGAAGCTGCCTTATGTCTCTCCTTATGAGAATGCAGCTCATCTATCAGCTTCTAGCGACGAATCCGATAGATGGGTCGTTGGTGTTTTGCATGAGATTCTTCATGTTTTGGTTCCTAAGAAGACTGAGAAGGACAATCTTTTGATCCTTGGAGACTGGTTGGGTTTGAGGTCGAGGTTTAAGAGGGCACTGCTTCAGCATCCTGGTATTTTCTATCTGTCTAGTAAAATTGGTACTCAAACAGTGGTTTTGAGGGAAGGTTACAAAAGGGGATCGTTGGCCGAACGCCACCCGTTTATGTATTTGAGGAGCCAGTATATTCACCTTATGAACACTACTATTAAGGAAGATGGGAAAGATGTTAAGGTAGTGCTAGCCAAAATCAACCAGGACGAGTCCAATGacaaggaccttgaagaggatgACAGGGAGATCAGAGGGGACAGGGATGAGTCGTCTGAAGCTGAAGCTGAGGATGCTAATGAGGATGCCTTTGAGGGCGAGGATGATTCTGAGGATGACGATGAAGAACAGCCTCGAAGAGTTAACTTTAAAACTGCACAGAGTAGTTGGGGCAGAGTAGTAGGGCGAGTGAAGCCTATAAGAGATTCTAAGAGAGAAAGATCAGCTGGGAGGTCAACTCAGAAATTTAGGGAGAGAAATCCATCAGAAGCTTCTAGAAGATTACAAATAAGAGGTCGAATTAAAGATGTTTAG
- the LOC112752010 gene encoding FBD-associated F-box protein At4g10400, translating to MGKRRKQRQRKTKAAVDRDVISRLPDEILCNILSFLPTRTSVATSVLSRRWRYLWKKVQALDLSDDFFYTPELSRDEAQERFLIFLKEFEPLLLPLPMRKFRLSCPVGQFGYTDLIGWIEHVIGRVSELYFSVRSDGQTYELYFRNLHSTSLVSLVLDGNIMIVVDFVPTPSESIFPSLKNLELNVIFNYVDLDLLLSGCPALETLRITLTDFRLEAFHMPRSLKSLTFEEQYSDSEDVTLELLEVNTPSLEYLRLSLRGCYAQILVCDYPNIKKASLDISRKSGNIAWVPKLLRALCKTKFLWLQVSTIECLICAPVLVLPDFCNLIQLQLDFHSFQSSLLIDLLHSCPKLQALKIYISQCMNSILSGSYLKSHNGWTQPLSIPHCIVSHLNTVEHRGYLNTPEEHEFTAYILQRGLVLKTMRIHTKYNLDSKCEIYEALSQIQKGSSMCRLEVKTN from the exons ATGGGAAAACGGCGGAAGCAAAGGCAGAGGAAAACGAAAGCAGCAGTTGATAGGGACGTTATCAGCAGGCTGCCGGATGAAATCCTGTGCAACATCCTCTCATTCCTTCCAACCAGAACGTCAGTGGCCACCAGCGTCCTCTCTCGCAGGTGGCGCTACCTTTGGAAGAAAGTCCAAGCCTTGGACCTCAGCGATGATTTCTTTTACACCCCTGAACTTTCACGTGATGAAGCACAAGAGCggtttcttatttttctcaaggAGTTTGAGCCGCTTCTGCTCCCGCTCCCCATGCGTAAGTTCCGCCTCTCTTGCCCGGTGGGTCAATTTGGGTATACAGACCTTATTGGTTGGATTGAGCACGTCATCGGCAGGGTTAGTGAACTCTATTTCTCTGTGAGGAGCGATGGGCAGACTTATGAATTGTATTTTCGCAATTTGCATAGCACTTCGCTCGTGTCGCTCGTTTTGGACGGTAATATTATGATTGTTGTGGATTTTGTTCCCACTCCCAGTGAAAGTATTTTCCCATCCCTCAAGAACCTAGAGCTGAATGTCATTTTCAACTATGTGGACCTCGATTTGCTTCTATCTGGTTGCCCAGCTCTTGAAACTCTTAGGATCACTTTAACTGATTTCCGTCTTGAAGCATTCCACATGCCTCGTTCCTTGAAGAGTTTAACCTTTGAG GAACAATATTCAGATTCCGAAGATGTGACACTTGAGCTTCTTGAGGTAAACACTCCATCTCTTGAATACCTACGTCTCAGCTTACGAGGTTGTTACGCACAGATTTTGGTTTGTGATTATCCCAACATAAAAAAAGCATCTCTAGATATTTCTCGTAAATCTGGGAATATTGCTTGGGTTCCTAAGCTCCTCCGGGCACTTTGCAAAACAAAATTCTTGTGGCTGCAAGTTTCAACAATCGAG TGTTTGATTTGTGCGCCAGTACTAGTCCTTCCCGACTTTTGCAATTTGATTCAGCTGCAACTCGATTTTCATAGTTTCCAGAGTAGTCTTCTAATAGACTTGCTTCACAGTTGTCCTAAGCTTCAAGCtctaaaaatttatatatctCAG TGCATGAATTCTATTTTGAGCGGATCTTACCTAAAATCACACAATGGTTGGACACAGCCACTTAGCATTCCTCACTGCATTGTATCGCATTTGAACACTGTTGAACATCGAGGATATCTAAACACTCCAGAGGAGCATGAATTTACCGCTTATATTTTACAAAGAGGACTTGTTTTAAAGACAATGAGAATTCATACTAAATATAATCTTGACTCAAAATGTGAAATTTACGAGGCATTATCTCAAATACAAAAGGGCTCTAGCATGTGCCGACTTGAAGTAAAAACTAACTGA
- the LOC112752022 gene encoding kinesin-like protein KIN-14C isoform X1 yields the protein MQASILEIYNETIRDLLSNRPCGIDQTDNSVPDLTIVDVCSVNEVSSLLKQAAQCRFVGRTQMNEQSSRSHFVLTLRICGINEVDSVEKLDKLLAACKALGVETQPMVIGELGIIPLFSWYHEREGHNGISHPAFGDGGYSLNS from the exons ATGCAG GCATCAATCTTGGAAATATATAATGAGACCATCAGGGATTTGTTATCAAATAGGCCGTGTGGGATTGACCAGACAGACAATAGTGTTCCTGACCTAACCATTGTGGATGTCTGTAGCGTGAACGAGGTTTCCTCGCTCCTAAAACAAGCTGCGCAATGCAG gtttGTGGGAAGGACACAGATGAATGAACAATCATCTAGAAGCCATTTTGTCCTTACTTTGCGTATTTGTGGGATAAATGAG GTTGATTCTGTTGAAAAGCTGGATAAGTTGCTTGCAGCATGTAAGGCACTTGGAGTTGAAACACAACCAATGGTTATAGGTGAATTAGGAATCATTCCCTTGTTCTCTTGGTACCATGAG AGAGAAGGACATAACGGGATTTCACATCCCGCCTTTGGAGATGGTGGCTATTCTCTTAACTCCTAG
- the LOC112752022 gene encoding kinesin-like protein KIN-14C isoform X2: MQASILEIYNETIRDLLSNRPCGIDQTDNSVPDLTIVDVCSVNEVSSLLKQAAQCRFVGRTQMNEQSSRSHFVLTLRICGINEVDSVEKLDKLLAACKALGVETQPMVIGELGIIPLFSWYHEREGHNGISHPAFGDGM, from the exons ATGCAG GCATCAATCTTGGAAATATATAATGAGACCATCAGGGATTTGTTATCAAATAGGCCGTGTGGGATTGACCAGACAGACAATAGTGTTCCTGACCTAACCATTGTGGATGTCTGTAGCGTGAACGAGGTTTCCTCGCTCCTAAAACAAGCTGCGCAATGCAG gtttGTGGGAAGGACACAGATGAATGAACAATCATCTAGAAGCCATTTTGTCCTTACTTTGCGTATTTGTGGGATAAATGAG GTTGATTCTGTTGAAAAGCTGGATAAGTTGCTTGCAGCATGTAAGGCACTTGGAGTTGAAACACAACCAATGGTTATAGGTGAATTAGGAATCATTCCCTTGTTCTCTTGGTACCATGAG AGAGAAGGACATAACGGGATTTCACATCCCGCCTTTGGAGATG GCATGTAA
- the LOC140181859 gene encoding uncharacterized protein, whose translation MDGGMPELLYGAQTALNITPNTPETRNRNKIPENRTAGIGTDHHGKEITTLLPESHNNSTNRPTPKIDINQTRARGTINQWSVELSEFDIQYESRKTLKSQVLADFVSEMTNETQPTEASWSIHVDGASNREGSGIVILLKEGDKVIAEQSLQFRFNASNNQAEYEALLAGLKLAQQLKIPRITVYCDSSLVVHQIKGEYQVKDPLLEKYWLITKNLISKFSKFEIIHVNREQNTRADVLSKLATTRQTENTPALSQLTLDKPSFEQDTVLSIMQVQDWRTPFLNYINTDEDTPNHSSNASARIRPRKLQQKHTKGSAKTTSGAEHWQPKYYEQGTTGQQSKETVRKSQGMRQLSKARHRFRNPSRKATYHRGFKEKARRTKGEWADLIPEILWSYNTTIQSATGETPFKLVYGAEAIIPVEVGIPTIRTEFYNQQSNSYARTTELDLMEEERDISAIRQRAMKKFIERRHNRRVAHRSFNEGDLVLRRTKEARKPPAHEKLAANWERPL comes from the exons ATGGACGGAGGAATGCCAGAACTCCTTTATGGAGCTCAAACAGCTCTTAACATCACCCCCAATACTCCAGAGACCAGAAACAG AAACAAGATACCCGAAAATAGAACAGCTGGCATTGGCACTGATCACCACGGCAAGGAAATTACGACACTACTTCCAGAGTCACACAATAATAGTACGAACAGACCAACCCCTAAGATAGATATTAACCAGACCCGAGCTCGCGGGACGATTAATCAATGGTCCGTCGAACTCTCTGAGTTCGACATTCAGTACGAATCAAGGAAAACCCTGAAATCACAAGTACTTGCTGACTTTGTATCAGAGATGACTAATGAAACACAACCCACAGAAGCTAGTTGGAGCATACATGTGGATGGAGCTTCAAACAGAGAAGGCAGCGGAATAGTGATACTGCTAAAGGAAGGTGACAAAGTGATAGCCGAGCAATCACTACAGTTTCGCTTCAACGCAAgtaacaaccaggcggaatatgaggcTCTGCTAGCAGGACTGAAACTCGCCCAACAACTAAAGATACCTCGGATAACGGTTTACTGTGACTCTTCACTAGTAGTGCATCAAATCAAGGGCGAGTACCAGGTAAAAGATCCTTTGTTGGAGAaatattggctcataacaaagAATCTCATCTCAAAATTCAGCAAATTTGAGATTATTCATGTAAACCGAGAACAAAACACCAGAGCCGATGTGTTATCCAAATTAGCCACAACAAGGCAAACGGAAAACACACCGGCGCTGTCCCAGCTAACACTTGATAAGCCAAGCTTCGAGCAGGATACAGTTTTAAGCATCATGCAGGTACAAGATTGGAGAACACCCTTTCTCAATTACATCAACACAG ACGAGGACACTCCCAATCACTCCTCAAATGCATCAGCAAGGATAAGGCCGAGGAAGTTACAGCAGAAACACACGAAGGGGTCTGCGAAAACCACGTCGGGGGCCGAGCACTGGCAGCCAAAATACTACGAACAGGGTACTACTGGCCAACAATCAAAAGAGACTGTTCGCAAAAGTCAAGGCATGCGACAATTGTCAAAAGCACGCCACCGTTTCAGGAATCCCAGTCGAAAAGCTACATACCATagag GATTTAAAGAAAAAGCTCGGCGGACCAAGGGCGAGTGGGCCGACCTCATTCCAGAAATATTGTGGAGTTACAATACTACAATACAATCTGCTACAGGAGAAACTCCTTTCAAGCTGGTATATGGTGCAGAGGCAATAATCCCAGTGGAGGTCGGCATTCCAACGATAAGGACCGAGTTTTATAATCAACAAAGCAACTCATATGCCCGAACAACCGAGCTAGATCTCATGGAAGAAGAAAGAGACATTTCAGCCATAAGGCAACGAGCTATGAAAAAGTTCATTGAGCGAAGACACAACAGAAGAGTGGCACACAGATCCTTCAATGAGGGAGATCTCGTCCTCAGAAGGACAAAAGAAGCACGAAAACCCCCAGCGCATGAAAAATTAGCAGCAAACTGGGAGAGACCACTCTGA
- the LOC112752013 gene encoding G-type lectin S-receptor-like serine/threonine-protein kinase At1g34300, translated as MFLRKHGLFLLLTTVVVLSATTAISPGSTLSATSKQTWSSSSSTFFLGFVPVNPPTTPPTFTASIFYSGNSPVVWSAANATPVDSGASLRFLSSGALRLLNGSGATVWDSGTANRGASSATLEDSGNLVISNGSRTPLWQSFDHPTDTLVPSQNFSSGKILRSGSYSFTLQSNGNLTLYWNDSILYWNHGLNSSVNAVSKPVLALQSIGILQLSDTNLTGAAIVAYSSDYAEGGSDVLRVLKLDNDGNLRIYSTSKGSGNPTARWAAVEDQCEVYAYCGNYGICSYNASNPVCGCPSQNFEMVDPNDSRKGCRRKVSLNNCQGNATMLTLNHAQLLTYYPEDQSQEFFIGISACKGNCLSNTNGCFASTALGDGTGQCYLKSQDLVSGYVSPALPSTSYIKVCPPVLQNPPPSGVSVKHKSSRVPAWVVVVVVLGTVLALVAFEGGLWMWCCRNNKRFGALSAQYALLEYASGAPVQFSYKELERATKGFKEKLGAGGFGAVYRGILVNKTVAAVKQLEGIEQGEKQFRMEVATISSTHHLNLVRLIGFCSEGRHRLLVYEFMKNGSLDNFLFMSEEHSGKLLNWEYRYSVALGTARGITYLHEECRDCIVHCDIKPENILLDENYVSKVSDFGLAKLVNPKDHRHRTLTSVRGTRGYLAPEWLANLPITSKSDVYSYGMVLLEIVSGRRNFEVSEETNRKKFSIWAYEEFEKGNIIGIVDKRLADQEVDMAQVTRAIQASFWCIQEQPSHRPTMSRVVQMLEGVAEIERPPAPRLAMEGPVVSGTSTNISSNVSAFSTAAASPLGPSSSSSFQTSSVSTLTLGRNTEKVSSSLLQSEP; from the coding sequence atgTTCCTCAGAAAACACGGTCTCTTCTTGTTACTCACCACAGTTGTTGTCCTTTCTGCCACCACCGCCATATCACCAGGCTCCACCCTCTCAGCTACCTCCAAGCAAACATGGAGTTCATCGAGCTCTACCTTCTTCTTAGGCTTCGTCCCCGTCAACCCACCCACCACCCCTCCCACCTTCACCGCCTCCATCTTCTACTCCGGCAACTCCCCCGTCGTCTGGTCCGCCGCCAACGCCACGCCCGTCGACTCCGGAGCCTCCCTGCGCTTCCTATCCTCCGGCGCCCTCCGTCTCCTCAACGGCTCCGGCGCCACCGTCTGGGACTCCGGCACGGCCAACCGCGGCGCCTCCTCCGCCACGCTTGAAGACAGTGGCAATTTGGTAATTTCCAACGGAAGCCGCACCCCTCTGTGGCAATCGTTCGACCACCCCACCGATACACTTGTCCCCTCTCAGAATTTCAGTTCCGGTAAGATTCTGAGATCTGGTTCTTACTCTTTTACCCTTCAGAGTAATGGGAATTTAACCCTGTATTGGAACGATAGCATCTTGTATTGGAACCATGGTTTGAATTCCTCTGTTAATGCTGTGAGTAAACCTGTTTTGGCGTTGCAATCCATTGGAATTTTGCAACTTTCTGATACAAATTTGACAGGTGCAGCTATTGTTGCTTATAGTAGTGACTATGCTGAGGGTGGTAGTGATGTTTTGAGGGTTTTGAAATTGGATAATGATGGAAATTTGAGGATTTATAGCACTTCCAAGGGTAGTGGAAACCCTACTGCTAGGTGGGCTGCAGTTGAGGATCAGTGTGAGGTTTATGCTTATTGTGGGAACTATGGTATCTGTAGTTATAATGCTTCGAATCCGGTTTGTGGTTGCCCTTCTCAGAATTTTGAGATGGTGGATCCCAATGATAGTAGGAAAGGGTGTAGGAGGAAGGTGAGTCTCAACAATTGCCAAGGGAATGCAACCATGTTGACCTTGAATCATGCTCAGTTGCTCACTTATTACCCCGAGGATCAGTCGCAGGAGTTCTTCATTGGTATATCAGCTTGCAAGGGAAATTGTCTTTCCAACACTAACGGTTGTTTTGCTTCTACTGCCTTGGGGGATGGCACGGGGCAATGTTACTTGAAGTCGCAAGATTTGGTCTCCGGATATGTGAGTCCAGCACTGCCTAGCACTTCTTATATCAAGGTTTGTCCACCGGTGCTTCAGAATCCGCCACCTTCAGGGGTGTCTGTGAAGCACAAGAGCTCGAGAGTACCGGCTTGGGTTgtggtggttgtggttttggGCACTGTTCTAGCCTTGGTTGCCTTTGAAGGTGGTTTGTGGATGTGGTGTTGTAGGAACAACAAAAGGTTTGGTGCATTGTCTGCTCAGTATGCTCTCCTTGAGTATGCTTCTGGTGCGCCGGTCCAGTTCTCCTACAAGGAGCTTGAGCGCGCGACAAAGGGCTTCAAGGAGAAGCTTGGAGCTGGAGGATTTGGTGCTGTCTACAGAGGAATTCTTGTTAATAAAACCGTGGCTGCAGTGAAGCAACTCGAGGGCATCGAGCAAGGTGAGAAACAGTTTAGGATGGAAGTTGCTACCATTAGTAGCACTCATCATCTCAACTTGGTTAGGCTTATTGGCTTTTGCTCGGAAGGGCGCCACAGGCTTTTAGTTTATGAGTTCATGAAAAACGGTTCTCTAGATAATTTTCTATTCATGTCAGAGGAACATTCAGGAAAATTGTTGAATTGGGAATATCGATACAGCGTCGCTCTTGGCACTGCGAGGGGCATCACATACCTTCACGAGGAGTGTCGCGACTGCATAGTCCATTGTgatataaagcctgaaaacattCTCTTAGACGAGAATTATGTTTCTAAGGTATCTGACTTTGGTCTTGCAAAGCTTGTAAATCCAAAGGACCATAGGCATAGGACCTTGACCAGTGTGAGAGGAACCAGAGGATACTTAGCACCCGAGTGGCTTGCAAATCTTCCCATAACATCTAAGTCCGATGTTTACAGCTACGGCATGGTTTTGTTGGAGATTGTGAGTGGAAGGAGGAATTTCGAAGTCTCGGAGGAAACTAATAGGAAAAAGTTCTCCATTTGGGCTTATGAAGAGTTTGAGAAAGGCAACATCATTGGAATTGTGGACAAAAGGCTAGCCGACCAAGAAGTCGACATGGCGCAAGTGACAAGAGCCATTCAGGCAAGCTTTTGGTGCATCCAGGAGCAGCCCTCCCATAGACCGACCATGAGCAGAGTGGTTCAAATGCTTGAAGGCGTTGCTGAGATAGAGAGGCCGCCGGCACCAAGGTTGGCTATGGAAGGACCTGTTGTTAGTGGAACAAGCACAAACATAAGTAGCAATGTCAGTGCATTCTCCACAGCTGCAGCTTCACCCCTTGGTCCTTCGTCGTCGTCGTCATTTCAGACAAGCAGTGTCTCCACCTTAACCTTGGGAAGGAACACCGAGAAGGTATCTTCATCTCTCTTACAATCAGAACCATGA
- the LOC112752022 gene encoding uncharacterized protein isoform X3 has translation MSFDREKDITGFHIPPLEMACKDFHACKWPQGLSNGDMSLSMYFDAMNDKQLEMMKEVKIKCDHIITFSHFVPRQELCPEKRMLFYPKLPKIIGSDSLENRIRSIHGAEGRKDASSACHVLMLLLMVSDICTLSF, from the exons ATGAG CTTTGACAGAGAGAAGGACATAACGGGATTTCACATCCCGCCTTTGGAGATG GCATGTAAAGACTTCCATGCGTGTAAGTGGCCACAAGGACTTTCAAATGGAGATATGTCCCTTTCAATGTATTTTGATGCCATGAATGATAAGCAACTGGAGATGATGAAGGAGGTTAAGATAAAATGTGATCACATTATTACCTTTTCCCATTTTGTTCCAAG GCAGGAACTGTGTCCAGAGAAGAGGATGTTATTTTATCCTAAGCTTCCAAAAATAATTGGTTCAGACTCTCTTGAAAATAGAATAAGGTCTATTCATGGTGCTGAGGGAAGGAAGGATGCATCATCTGCTTGCCATGTGTTGATGCTGTTGTTGATGGTATCAGATATTTGTACATTATCATTCTAG